From one Streptomyces spiramyceticus genomic stretch:
- a CDS encoding ArsA-related P-loop ATPase, whose protein sequence is MSRLQVVSGKGGTGKTTVAAALALALATEGKRTLLVEVEGRQGIAQLFETEALPYEERKIAVAPGGGEVYALAIDAERALLDYLQMFYKLGGAGRALKKLGAIDFATTIAPGLRDVLLTGKACEAVRRRDKKNRYAYDYVVMDAPPTGRITRFLNVNDEVAGLARFGPIHNQAQAVMRVLKSPETAVHLVTLLEEMPVQETADGIAELHAAELPVGNVIVNMVRPHLLDEEALRTAAGEQRSAVAKTLSLAGLGGARRGGLAERLVDPLLEQAAEHAQRVELEREQRAVLAGLDLVTYELPLLGDGVDLAGLYRLSKELRSLIAPGGTS, encoded by the coding sequence GTGAGCAGGCTCCAGGTCGTCAGCGGCAAGGGCGGTACCGGAAAGACCACGGTGGCCGCGGCCCTCGCGCTCGCCCTCGCGACAGAGGGCAAACGCACCCTCCTCGTGGAGGTCGAGGGCAGGCAGGGAATCGCGCAGCTCTTCGAGACGGAAGCGCTTCCGTACGAAGAGCGGAAGATCGCGGTCGCACCGGGCGGCGGGGAGGTGTACGCCCTCGCGATAGACGCCGAACGCGCGCTTCTCGACTACCTCCAGATGTTCTACAAGCTCGGAGGGGCCGGCCGGGCGCTCAAGAAGCTCGGCGCGATCGACTTCGCCACCACCATCGCGCCAGGTCTCCGAGACGTGCTGCTGACCGGCAAGGCATGCGAAGCGGTCCGCCGCCGGGACAAGAAGAACCGTTACGCGTACGACTACGTCGTGATGGACGCGCCGCCCACCGGCCGCATCACCCGCTTCCTCAATGTGAACGACGAGGTGGCGGGTCTGGCCAGGTTCGGCCCGATACACAATCAGGCGCAGGCCGTGATGCGGGTACTCAAGTCGCCCGAGACCGCTGTGCACCTGGTGACGCTGCTGGAGGAGATGCCGGTCCAGGAGACCGCCGACGGCATCGCCGAGCTGCACGCCGCCGAGCTGCCCGTCGGCAACGTCATCGTGAACATGGTCCGCCCGCACCTCCTCGACGAGGAGGCGCTGCGCACCGCGGCGGGCGAGCAGCGCAGCGCCGTCGCCAAGACGCTGTCGCTGGCCGGCCTGGGCGGCGCGCGGCGCGGCGGCCTCGCCGAACGCCTCGTCGACCCACTGCTGGAACAGGCCGCCGAGCACGCGCAGCGCGTCGAGCTGGAGCGCGAGCAACGCGCCGTACTGGCCGGGCTCGACCTGGTGACGTACGAACTCCCGCTGCTCGGCGACGGTGTGGACCTCGCCGGGCTCTACCGGCTGTCGAAGGAACTGCGGAGCCTTATCGCCCCTGGGGGGACTTCGTGA
- a CDS encoding transglycosylase domain-containing protein, with amino-acid sequence MPKKRSGGGLTGTQQAAKFVGVAALSGAVLAGIALPAAGALGLAAKGTVEGFDEIPANLKTPPLSQRTTILDAQGGQIATVYSRDRTVVDLKDISPHMQKAIVAIEDARFYDHGAIDLKGVLRAVNRNAQSGGVSQGASTLTQQYVKNVFVEEAGDDPTKVAQATQQTLGRKVRELKYAIQVEEELGKKKILENYLNITFFGQQAYGIESASKRYFSKSAKDLKLEEAALLAGIVQSPSRYDPVNDAEEATKRRNTVLQRMADVRDVSQAAADRAKATPIKLNVSKPKNGCITAVSGAGFFCDYVREVFHADPAFGKTKEDRAKIWNQGGLKIRTTLDPQAQESVQASIKNHVYQSDKIATAVTLVEPGTGKVLGMGQSRPYGFGTNETVINFSADKNRGGSAYGFPTGSTFKPFVAAAAIESGIPATKSYPAPYDMPYPSPVQTCDKPWVNSGGDQVENENEAEVGPYRMKEAMAKSVNTYFVQMISEIGICPVTQMAGKLGVVQANGEKLKEVPAISLGTEGMSPLTMANAYATFANRGTYCTPIFLESVKTAQGKNLPVPRSTCSRAMSEETADTINTLLKGVVDSGTGRQAGLTSRDNAGKTGTTDSRHNAWFVGYTPNLAGAVWVGAAGAKQIPMVNITIGGVYHDKVFGGQVPGPIWKDAMSGALAGKPAPGFNTVNIPEPDKDKNKDKDKDRDDDGRDDGKPGDGGDKPWPDISIPPDLIGGGNGHGRGGNDNGGNWP; translated from the coding sequence ATGCCAAAGAAGCGCTCGGGCGGGGGTCTCACGGGGACCCAGCAGGCCGCCAAATTCGTCGGTGTCGCCGCGCTGTCCGGAGCCGTGCTGGCTGGCATCGCACTGCCGGCGGCCGGAGCGCTGGGTCTCGCGGCCAAGGGAACGGTCGAGGGATTCGACGAGATCCCCGCCAACCTCAAGACGCCACCGCTGAGTCAGCGCACCACGATCCTGGACGCGCAGGGCGGCCAAATCGCCACGGTCTACTCGCGTGACCGCACCGTCGTGGACCTGAAGGACATCTCCCCCCATATGCAGAAGGCGATCGTCGCGATCGAGGACGCGCGCTTCTACGACCACGGGGCGATCGACCTCAAGGGTGTGCTGCGCGCGGTCAACCGCAACGCCCAGTCGGGCGGCGTGTCGCAGGGCGCGTCGACCCTCACCCAGCAGTACGTCAAGAACGTCTTCGTCGAGGAGGCCGGCGACGACCCCACCAAGGTCGCCCAGGCCACCCAGCAGACGCTCGGCCGCAAGGTGCGCGAACTCAAGTACGCGATCCAGGTCGAGGAAGAGCTGGGCAAGAAGAAAATCCTTGAGAACTACCTCAACATCACCTTCTTCGGGCAGCAGGCGTACGGCATCGAGTCCGCGTCCAAGCGCTACTTCAGCAAGTCCGCCAAGGACCTCAAGCTGGAGGAGGCCGCGCTGCTCGCCGGCATCGTGCAGTCGCCGAGCCGCTACGACCCCGTCAACGACGCCGAAGAGGCGACCAAGCGGCGCAACACCGTGCTCCAGCGCATGGCCGACGTCCGCGACGTCTCGCAGGCCGCTGCCGACCGGGCGAAGGCCACCCCGATCAAGCTGAACGTCAGCAAGCCGAAGAACGGCTGCATTACGGCGGTCAGCGGCGCGGGCTTCTTCTGCGACTACGTGCGCGAGGTCTTCCACGCCGACCCGGCCTTCGGGAAGACGAAGGAGGACCGGGCCAAGATCTGGAATCAGGGCGGCCTGAAGATCCGTACGACGCTCGACCCGCAGGCGCAGGAGTCGGTGCAGGCGTCGATCAAGAACCACGTCTACCAGTCCGACAAGATCGCGACGGCCGTCACGCTGGTCGAGCCCGGCACCGGCAAGGTCCTCGGCATGGGCCAGTCCAGGCCCTACGGCTTCGGGACCAACGAGACGGTGATCAACTTCTCGGCCGACAAGAACAGGGGCGGCTCGGCCTACGGCTTCCCGACCGGATCGACCTTCAAGCCGTTCGTGGCGGCGGCGGCCATAGAGTCCGGCATTCCGGCGACCAAGAGCTATCCGGCGCCGTACGACATGCCGTACCCGAGCCCCGTACAGACCTGTGACAAGCCCTGGGTCAACTCCGGCGGCGACCAGGTCGAGAACGAGAACGAGGCCGAGGTCGGCCCGTACCGGATGAAGGAGGCCATGGCGAAGTCGGTCAACACCTACTTCGTCCAGATGATCTCCGAGATCGGCATCTGCCCGGTGACGCAGATGGCAGGCAAGCTCGGTGTGGTGCAGGCCAACGGCGAGAAGCTGAAGGAAGTGCCCGCGATCTCGCTGGGTACGGAGGGCATGTCGCCGCTGACCATGGCGAACGCGTACGCGACCTTCGCCAACCGCGGCACGTACTGCACGCCGATCTTCCTGGAGTCGGTGAAGACCGCACAGGGCAAGAACCTGCCGGTACCCCGGTCGACCTGCTCGCGGGCGATGTCCGAGGAGACGGCGGACACCATAAACACCCTGCTCAAGGGCGTGGTCGACTCCGGTACGGGCCGGCAGGCGGGACTCACGAGCCGGGACAACGCGGGTAAGACGGGTACCACGGACAGCCGCCACAACGCCTGGTTCGTCGGCTACACGCCGAACCTGGCCGGCGCGGTCTGGGTGGGCGCGGCCGGCGCCAAGCAGATCCCCATGGTGAACATCACGATCGGCGGGGTCTACCACGACAAGGTGTTCGGCGGTCAGGTCCCGGGTCCGATCTGGAAGGACGCGATGAGCGGCGCGCTGGCCGGCAAACCCGCGCCCGGCTTCAACACGGTCAACATTCCGGAGCCCGACAAGGACAAGAACAAGGACAAGGACAAAGACCGCGACGACGACGGCCGCGACGACGGCAAGCCCGGCGACGGTGGCGACAAGCCCTGGCCCGACATCTCCATCCCGCCGGATCTGATCGGCGGCGGCAACGGCCACGGCCGCGGCGGGAACGACAACGGCGGGAACTGGCCGTAG
- a CDS encoding PE-PGRS family protein translates to MHPWSPLNDRQLALLTRIGDGTDPVTSDSPELAVTARALKGRGLITMPKQGGKWQTEITDTGRYYLEHGHHPDRPEPAPRKRRSRVSEPKARPVPPPQEQAMASAETEPAPQRAAKSPRPSPAEVGAALIAEVRQAGRFLRIPNPSDGERARYRRAFDAARQCAPEGYHLKYSGRAKGDFFLGLLRVTGEDETEWNRVRLARSRVITDVEDVIAAVTADYSAFEISEQVLPRVLSLLRLLAEQALARHGEIAVSKKRRQPRPLLTVHGRTYEVIFRERQKPVRYVPKQPGRRTYDWQRVTPTQKFEPSGELELLVSQQSGYSYGWKKEWADTAKKPLEEQIGSVFRALKTRAEEQERARLEREAEQQRLREERQEAERQRLEAEREERTRREWEAVVSVASIKAVQAGRAEHFGTALERWRAAGEIRAFCAALDDAATTSDNAIEAERLREWSAWGKAEADRLDPTLNGKGLASLNFHAEPTGDQLRPFLDGWHPHRPEKEKPVTQPAPPKPEPEPWRGIIDVRQDQGWRYGRQGRAQWWRR, encoded by the coding sequence ATGCACCCATGGTCTCCGTTAAATGATCGGCAGCTCGCCCTCCTCACCCGTATCGGAGACGGAACCGATCCCGTCACGTCGGACAGCCCCGAGCTCGCCGTTACCGCCCGCGCGCTCAAGGGGCGGGGCCTGATCACCATGCCCAAGCAGGGTGGGAAGTGGCAGACGGAGATTACCGACACGGGACGCTACTACCTGGAGCACGGCCATCATCCAGACCGGCCGGAACCGGCTCCGCGCAAGCGACGTTCGAGGGTTTCTGAGCCAAAGGCACGACCGGTCCCTCCACCACAGGAGCAAGCCATGGCCTCGGCCGAGACGGAGCCAGCGCCGCAGCGTGCAGCGAAGTCCCCGCGGCCGTCGCCTGCGGAAGTCGGCGCCGCTTTGATCGCGGAGGTACGGCAGGCTGGGCGGTTCCTCCGGATCCCGAACCCCAGCGACGGGGAGCGGGCGCGCTACCGCAGGGCGTTCGACGCTGCGCGGCAGTGTGCCCCCGAGGGATACCACCTGAAGTACAGCGGGCGGGCGAAGGGGGACTTCTTCCTCGGCCTGCTCAGGGTGACCGGCGAGGACGAGACCGAGTGGAACCGAGTCCGGCTGGCGCGCAGCCGTGTGATCACCGATGTCGAGGACGTGATCGCCGCAGTCACCGCGGACTACAGCGCCTTCGAGATCTCGGAGCAGGTCCTCCCCCGGGTACTCTCCCTGCTCCGGCTCCTCGCTGAGCAAGCCCTCGCACGCCACGGCGAGATCGCGGTGTCGAAGAAGCGCAGACAGCCGAGGCCGCTGCTCACCGTCCACGGCAGGACGTACGAGGTCATCTTCCGCGAACGGCAGAAACCGGTTCGGTACGTCCCCAAGCAGCCGGGCCGCCGTACGTACGACTGGCAACGTGTCACCCCAACCCAGAAGTTCGAGCCGTCCGGCGAACTGGAGCTGCTGGTCAGCCAGCAATCGGGCTACAGCTACGGCTGGAAGAAGGAATGGGCCGACACGGCCAAGAAGCCGTTGGAGGAGCAGATCGGTTCAGTCTTCCGGGCGTTGAAGACACGCGCGGAGGAGCAGGAGCGGGCTCGACTGGAACGTGAGGCGGAGCAGCAGCGTCTGCGAGAGGAGCGGCAGGAGGCAGAGCGCCAGCGCCTGGAAGCGGAACGGGAAGAGCGCACGCGGCGGGAGTGGGAGGCGGTCGTCAGCGTCGCTTCGATCAAGGCAGTTCAGGCGGGTCGGGCCGAGCACTTCGGAACGGCCCTTGAGCGGTGGCGGGCCGCCGGGGAAATCCGAGCCTTCTGCGCCGCTCTGGATGACGCCGCCACCACGTCGGACAACGCCATCGAAGCCGAGAGGCTGCGGGAGTGGTCGGCTTGGGGGAAGGCGGAGGCCGACCGGCTCGACCCCACCCTGAACGGCAAGGGCCTGGCTTCCCTCAACTTCCACGCGGAGCCGACGGGAGATCAGCTGCGGCCGTTTCTCGACGGCTGGCACCCACACCGACCGGAGAAGGAGAAACCAGTGACGCAGCCCGCGCCGCCCAAGCCGGAGCCAGAGCCGTGGCGAGGCATCATCGACGTACGTCAGGATCAAGGCTGGCGATATGGACGCCAAGGTCGCGCTCAATGGTGGAGGCGATGA
- a CDS encoding pentapeptide repeat-containing protein — MTHVLGALGCLILLIGIPWLVWRGPYILDGEYLDRDELAKGSAALVTGLRSALVSMLTAIGVGVALIYTARTYRLTRRGQITDRFNKALECLGSEHEYVRIGGVLNLEQIVQDAPEQAAPDAARVLVHFIRNRAPKAQHSRRKWMARMRSGDNTSLPLEPAADVQAALTALTSDVMRLHADPRVVVLDLHGLHLAGSTLPGVDLTDTHLEGVDLTGADLNGATLAMANLNAVRLTSANLIDVDLTYAGLEQADLRGADLRLAKWDKTDLRGANLSDASGLPANLHELARIDDRTALPGYLRSPKGARGAVRR; from the coding sequence TTGACCCACGTACTGGGGGCGCTTGGGTGTCTGATTCTGCTGATCGGAATCCCATGGCTCGTATGGCGCGGACCGTACATACTCGACGGCGAATACCTGGACCGGGATGAGCTGGCGAAGGGATCAGCGGCGCTCGTCACTGGCCTGCGTAGCGCTCTAGTCTCCATGCTTACCGCGATCGGGGTCGGCGTTGCCCTGATATACACCGCCCGCACTTATCGCCTCACACGGCGCGGTCAGATCACTGACCGATTCAACAAGGCGCTGGAATGCCTCGGATCCGAGCACGAATACGTGCGCATCGGCGGCGTCCTCAACCTGGAGCAGATCGTTCAGGATGCCCCGGAGCAAGCAGCCCCGGACGCCGCCCGCGTCCTCGTGCATTTCATCCGCAACCGCGCGCCGAAGGCACAACACTCTCGCCGCAAGTGGATGGCGCGCATGCGCAGCGGGGACAACACCTCACTGCCACTCGAACCTGCAGCCGACGTACAGGCTGCCCTCACGGCCCTCACCAGCGATGTGATGCGCCTTCACGCCGATCCGCGTGTGGTCGTCCTCGACCTTCACGGACTACACCTGGCGGGATCCACGTTGCCCGGTGTCGACCTCACCGATACGCACCTGGAAGGTGTCGACCTTACCGGCGCGGATCTGAACGGCGCGACGCTGGCGATGGCCAACCTGAACGCAGTGCGGCTCACCTCTGCCAACCTGATTGATGTAGATCTGACCTATGCGGGGCTGGAACAAGCCGATCTTCGAGGAGCAGATCTCCGACTCGCGAAATGGGACAAGACCGACCTGCGCGGGGCTAACCTTTCGGACGCCAGCGGCCTGCCTGCGAACCTTCATGAGCTCGCGCGCATCGATGACCGGACTGCACTTCCGGGATATCTTCGGTCCCCGAAAGGAGCCCGAGGAGCAGTGCGCCGCTGA
- a CDS encoding WhiB family transcriptional regulator, protein MGWVTDWSAQAACRTTDPDELFVQGAAQNRAKAVCTGCPVRTECLADALDNRVEFGVWGGMTERERRALLRRRPTVTSWRRLLETARTEYERSTGILPEGEEDEAYIEYAAVG, encoded by the coding sequence ATGGGCTGGGTAACCGACTGGAGTGCGCAGGCAGCCTGCCGCACTACCGATCCGGATGAACTGTTCGTACAAGGTGCAGCGCAGAACAGGGCCAAGGCGGTGTGCACCGGATGTCCGGTGCGGACCGAGTGCCTGGCTGATGCGCTGGACAACCGCGTCGAGTTCGGCGTTTGGGGCGGAATGACGGAACGGGAGCGGCGCGCATTGCTGCGCAGGCGCCCCACCGTCACCTCCTGGCGCCGACTGCTGGAAACCGCACGTACTGAGTACGAGCGCAGCACGGGCATTCTGCCCGAAGGCGAAGAAGACGAGGCGTACATCGAGTACGCAGCGGTGGGTTAG
- a CDS encoding ArsA family ATPase: MTGISTMDASPVLDVDPLLDDPATRIIVCCGAGGVGKTTTAAALGVRAAERGRKVVVLTIDPARRLAQSMGIDALDNTPRRVKGVDESAGGELSAMMLDMKRTFDEIVEAHADGERARAILENPFYQSLSAGFAGTQEYMAMEKLGQLRARDEWDLIVVDTPPSRSALDFLDAPKRLGSFLDGKFIRVLMAPAKVGGRAGMKFLNVGMSMMTGTLSKLMGGQLLRDVQTFVAAMDTMFGGFRTRADATYQLLQAPGTAFLVVAAPERDALREAAYFVERLAAEEMPLAGLVLNRVHGSGAPQLSAERALAAAENLGEGRIVDQEAGKAGVRDSSAASPDAETAPGTPDPAPSPDNDLPDHDLPASDNAGHDNPGNDTSDNNQGHSVEQLTAGLLRLHAERMHVLAREQRTRDRFTALHPEVAVAEVAALPGDVHDLAGLRAIGDLVATDHADSLGTSVQSV; encoded by the coding sequence ATGACCGGCATCAGCACCATGGACGCGTCTCCCGTCCTGGACGTCGACCCGCTCCTCGACGACCCCGCCACCCGCATCATCGTGTGCTGCGGCGCGGGCGGCGTCGGCAAGACGACGACGGCGGCGGCTCTGGGTGTACGGGCGGCCGAGCGCGGCCGGAAGGTCGTCGTCCTCACCATCGACCCGGCGCGCAGGCTCGCCCAGTCCATGGGCATCGACGCGCTCGACAACACGCCTCGCCGGGTGAAGGGCGTGGACGAGTCGGCCGGTGGTGAACTGTCCGCGATGATGCTCGACATGAAGCGGACCTTCGACGAGATCGTCGAGGCGCACGCGGACGGCGAGCGGGCCCGCGCGATCCTGGAGAACCCCTTCTACCAGTCCCTGTCAGCCGGTTTCGCGGGCACGCAGGAGTACATGGCGATGGAGAAGCTGGGCCAGTTGCGTGCCCGCGACGAGTGGGACCTGATCGTCGTGGACACCCCGCCGAGCCGGTCCGCGCTGGACTTCCTGGACGCGCCGAAGCGGCTCGGGTCGTTCCTGGACGGCAAGTTCATCCGGGTGCTGATGGCTCCCGCGAAGGTGGGCGGCCGGGCCGGGATGAAGTTCCTCAATGTCGGCATGTCGATGATGACGGGCACCCTCAGCAAGCTGATGGGGGGCCAGCTGCTGCGTGACGTGCAGACCTTTGTGGCCGCCATGGACACCATGTTCGGCGGCTTCCGCACCCGCGCGGACGCGACGTACCAGCTGCTCCAGGCGCCCGGCACGGCGTTCCTGGTGGTCGCCGCCCCGGAGCGGGACGCGCTGCGCGAGGCGGCGTATTTCGTCGAGCGGCTGGCGGCGGAGGAGATGCCGCTGGCCGGACTCGTACTCAACAGGGTCCACGGCAGCGGCGCCCCTCAGCTGTCGGCCGAGCGGGCACTTGCCGCCGCAGAAAATCTTGGCGAGGGTCGCATTGTGGATCAGGAGGCCGGGAAGGCTGGAGTTCGTGACTCCTCGGCCGCCTCTCCCGATGCCGAGACCGCACCGGGCACCCCGGATCCGGCTCCCTCACCGGACAATGACCTCCCGGACCATGACCTCCCGGCCAGTGACAACGCGGGTCATGACAACCCGGGCAATGACACATCGGACAACAACCAGGGCCACTCCGTCGAGCAGTTGACTGCGGGTCTGCTGCGTCTGCATGCCGAACGCATGCATGTGCTCGCGCGTGAACAGCGAACGCGCGACCGCTTCACCGCACTCCACCCCGAGGTCGCCGTGGCCGAAGTGGCTGCCCTGCCCGGCGATGTGCACGACCTCGCGGGGCTACGGGCGATCGGCGACCTGGTCGCCACCGATCACGCCGATTCCCTCGGCACTTCTGTCCAGTCCGTCTAA
- a CDS encoding PE-PGRS family protein, translated as METGERWAYRATPKELGGAVRQVEIVRVRGSGRSGRVHVRFLDGDEAGLQEWVSPTCLVASWSDVESFRADDTAELALAEASREVRGSAEFEAARMILGFVRPKGRLRLRRAVADAGVLELGHLDETAPLVGADPAGLRGDPMVHEDRNGLCTAGWPVTERIARQVARRLAEEILPEVDRKQQAVDEERARPAYYSYHRRDDRKLEAEAAALRTVREWCGEDKTERYDELVALRAEVLRLGELVERAVKALRDRGHGVIASTIERDLGVHIASLDPDVRR; from the coding sequence ATGGAGACCGGGGAACGCTGGGCGTATCGGGCCACACCGAAGGAGCTGGGTGGCGCGGTGCGCCAGGTGGAGATTGTCCGGGTCCGCGGCTCTGGAAGATCAGGGCGCGTACATGTGCGGTTCCTGGATGGTGATGAGGCTGGCTTGCAGGAGTGGGTGAGCCCCACCTGCCTGGTGGCCTCGTGGAGTGACGTCGAGTCCTTCAGGGCGGATGACACGGCGGAGCTGGCTCTGGCCGAGGCGTCGAGGGAGGTCCGGGGCAGCGCGGAGTTCGAGGCGGCCCGGATGATCCTCGGTTTCGTCCGGCCCAAGGGCCGCTTGCGTCTGCGCAGAGCGGTGGCTGACGCGGGGGTCCTGGAACTGGGCCACCTCGACGAGACGGCACCGCTCGTCGGCGCGGATCCCGCCGGACTACGGGGCGATCCCATGGTCCACGAGGACCGCAACGGCCTCTGCACGGCGGGCTGGCCGGTCACCGAGCGGATCGCACGGCAGGTTGCCCGGCGCCTGGCCGAGGAGATCCTGCCCGAGGTAGACCGCAAGCAGCAGGCAGTGGACGAGGAGCGCGCCCGGCCCGCCTACTACTCGTACCACCGTCGGGACGACCGCAAGCTGGAAGCGGAGGCAGCCGCCTTGCGCACGGTGCGGGAGTGGTGCGGTGAGGACAAGACGGAGCGCTATGACGAGCTGGTCGCCCTACGCGCCGAGGTGCTGAGACTTGGAGAACTGGTGGAACGGGCAGTGAAAGCGCTCCGGGACCGGGGACATGGCGTCATCGCCTCCACCATTGAGCGCGACCTTGGCGTCCATATCGCCAGCCTTGATCCTGACGTACGTCGATGA
- a CDS encoding metallophosphoesterase, which yields MRARYGVPLKVTAGITAVGAACLAYGAGFEARSFRLRRVTVPVLPPGARPLRVLQVSDIHMVGGQRKKQRWLQSLAGLRPDFVVNTGDNLSDSEGVPEVLDALGPLMEFPGVYVFGSNDYYGPKLRNPARYLIEKAQGKHGLNGNAPAVSVVHNPWERLRDAFDSAGWLNLSNARGRLKLDDMEIAFTGVDDPHIRRDRYDEVAGGPESGADISIGVVHAPYLRSLDAFTADGYALILGGHTHGGQLCIPFYGALVTNCDLDTARVKGLSTHEAGGHRSYLHVSAGCGTNRYTPVRFACPPEATLLTLTERP from the coding sequence ATGCGCGCACGTTACGGGGTCCCCCTGAAAGTCACCGCAGGAATCACGGCTGTTGGCGCGGCCTGCCTCGCCTACGGCGCCGGTTTCGAGGCCCGTTCGTTCCGGCTCCGGCGAGTCACCGTGCCGGTGCTGCCCCCGGGGGCGCGGCCCCTGCGCGTACTCCAGGTGTCCGACATCCACATGGTCGGCGGGCAGCGCAAGAAGCAGCGGTGGCTCCAGTCGCTGGCGGGCCTGCGCCCCGACTTCGTCGTCAATACGGGCGACAACCTCTCCGACTCGGAGGGCGTGCCGGAGGTACTGGACGCGCTCGGCCCGCTGATGGAGTTCCCCGGCGTCTACGTCTTCGGCTCCAACGACTACTACGGGCCGAAGCTGCGCAACCCCGCCCGCTATCTCATCGAGAAGGCCCAGGGCAAGCACGGCCTCAACGGCAACGCGCCGGCAGTCAGCGTCGTGCACAACCCCTGGGAGCGGCTGCGCGACGCCTTCGACTCGGCGGGCTGGCTGAACCTCAGCAACGCCCGCGGCCGGCTCAAGCTCGACGACATGGAGATCGCCTTCACCGGCGTCGACGACCCGCACATCAGGCGCGACCGGTACGACGAGGTGGCGGGCGGCCCGGAGTCCGGCGCCGACATCTCGATCGGCGTCGTCCACGCCCCGTATCTGCGCTCGCTCGACGCGTTCACGGCCGACGGCTACGCGCTGATCCTGGGCGGCCACACCCACGGCGGCCAGCTCTGCATCCCCTTCTACGGGGCGCTCGTCACCAACTGCGACCTCGACACCGCCCGGGTCAAGGGCCTCTCCACCCACGAGGCCGGCGGCCACCGCTCGTACCTCCACGTCTCAGCAGGCTGCGGCACCAACCGCTACACCCCGGTCCGCTTCGCCTGCCCGCCCGAGGCGACCCTGCTGACGCTGACGGAGCGCCCCTGA
- a CDS encoding restriction endonuclease, whose translation MRPPDRRDNTCTENGAIYALFRLDRRAVTKSASVSDVNTRPGRNEVGIHRCSYRRRTDISHWPICALTDVRGRCRDCYSRQGEAWVAARKRRRSAARKRREQRLKTGLIGGVGCVVLLVVFWQAIWPYLVGGLVLGGAATGAWWLWRTNRLIKGRDHRWRREEALKAGHRTLTEVDAMSGGEFEDFVVDLCRRDGCTEVRRVGGSHDDGADVLGRLPDGRSMVIQCKRYSPKSRIPSHEVRDLLGSRVHFRADVAIFVTTTYFTGPSERTAVQNGVIAVHRDHLGLWNNGASLLSLSEVNGSGQGERRHRARWKQTYE comes from the coding sequence ATGAGGCCGCCCGACAGGCGGGACAACACGTGCACCGAGAATGGCGCGATATACGCGCTGTTCAGGCTGGATCGACGTGCTGTCACGAAGAGCGCGTCGGTAAGCGACGTGAACACTCGGCCGGGCAGGAACGAGGTCGGCATCCACCGGTGCTCGTACCGCCGGAGAACAGACATCAGCCACTGGCCGATCTGTGCCCTTACCGATGTCCGTGGGCGCTGCCGAGACTGCTACTCAAGACAGGGGGAGGCGTGGGTGGCAGCACGAAAACGACGTCGATCGGCTGCGCGGAAGCGCCGCGAGCAGCGGCTCAAGACGGGCTTGATCGGCGGTGTGGGCTGCGTCGTCCTGCTGGTCGTGTTCTGGCAGGCGATCTGGCCGTACCTCGTCGGCGGGCTCGTTCTCGGTGGAGCTGCCACTGGCGCGTGGTGGCTGTGGCGTACGAACCGACTGATCAAGGGACGTGATCATCGGTGGCGCCGGGAGGAGGCTCTCAAGGCCGGCCACCGAACCCTCACCGAGGTGGATGCGATGTCGGGTGGCGAGTTCGAGGACTTCGTCGTGGACCTCTGCCGACGCGATGGATGCACCGAAGTTCGCCGGGTGGGTGGCTCTCACGACGATGGCGCGGATGTGTTGGGGCGTCTGCCGGACGGCCGGAGCATGGTGATTCAGTGCAAGCGTTACTCACCGAAGAGCAGGATCCCAAGCCATGAGGTCCGAGACCTGCTGGGGTCGAGGGTTCACTTCAGGGCCGATGTCGCGATCTTCGTTACGACCACGTACTTCACCGGACCATCTGAGCGGACCGCAGTGCAGAACGGCGTCATCGCGGTCCACCGCGACCATCTCGGTTTGTGGAACAACGGCGCCTCGCTCCTGTCGCTCAGCGAGGTGAACGGGTCGGGGCAGGGTGAGCGCAGGCATCGCGCCCGCTGGAAGCAGACATACGAGTAG
- a CDS encoding GatB/YqeY domain-containing protein — MTSLKSKLQEDLTTAIRARDELTSSTLRLTLTAITKEEVGGKTARELSDDEVQKVIAKEAKKRREAAEAFAQGGRTESAEREKAEGAILDAYLPQQLSDDELTAIVGQAVEEAKAAGAEGPRAMGAVMKIVNPKVAGRAEGGRVAATVKKLLAG; from the coding sequence ATGACCTCGCTCAAGTCCAAGCTCCAGGAAGACCTCACCACCGCCATCAGGGCGCGTGACGAGCTGACCTCGTCCACGCTCCGGTTGACTCTCACCGCGATCACCAAGGAGGAGGTCGGCGGCAAGACGGCGCGCGAGCTCTCCGACGACGAGGTGCAGAAGGTCATCGCCAAGGAGGCCAAGAAGCGCCGCGAGGCGGCCGAGGCCTTCGCCCAGGGCGGCCGGACCGAGTCCGCCGAGCGCGAGAAGGCCGAGGGCGCGATCCTCGATGCGTATCTGCCGCAGCAGCTGAGCGACGACGAGCTGACCGCGATCGTCGGGCAGGCCGTCGAAGAGGCGAAGGCGGCGGGCGCCGAGGGGCCGCGCGCGATGGGTGCGGTCATGAAGATCGTGAACCCGAAGGTCGCAGGCCGCGCCGAGGGCGGCCGGGTGGCAGCCACGGTGAAGAAGCTCCTGGCGGGCTGA